In Bactrocera oleae isolate idBacOlea1 chromosome 3, idBacOlea1, whole genome shotgun sequence, a genomic segment contains:
- the RtGEF gene encoding uncharacterized protein RtGEF produces the protein MSQPLIVQAEYSFKGGNNDELCFKKGDLITVTQREEGGWWEGTLNDKTGWFPSNYVNEYKAPLPLTETIRPPEEIQEYRSVVLKDLLDSERAHVAEVQGLLENFLEPLQQAQILTADEYAQLMCNFVEVVKTHEELLKQMEECNDRVGKLFLTKAPHMKLVHQAYCAAHPKAIVILDKHKDNLEKYMERQGAASPGLLVLTTGLSKPFRRLDKYSAMLQELERHMESSHPDRGDTQRSVAVYKDIAAACSATRRQKELELQVLTGPVRGWQGQELSTLGDIIHMGSVAVGPDHRDRYFVLFPQTLLILSVSQRMSAFIYEGKLPLTGIIVNRLEDSDTVKNAFEINGPLIERIVAVCQGPNEANRWVELLTSANPTMPIGIKRQLSNLSNKSMSGGSSGHAPQPPPHNPHILDARGYSTRFSLCAYYAAPPCKPYRITLPPSNYPPTAPYANLSAHFAKLVKTGRLKSTLVKMLLYPQARQSIDLKGIPLRRKRALKSSVKMYKSNQHDIDYSNSSERSELERQDAFELPTDSESDEDEDYEKYSDRDSSPLEYVKFHANQRHSIDEAASANSVELTRRKERHCSSINLIKLDTDSTEDSGQCSVGPVALQKESLIIGSKAMQALVRKSTDSIIIHTTTAHLDLCSSGGITKCVEELPEDTASLQQSLHHQASQTSHGSSVFCERFGGAYVACENLAKMSDETKIKLVAPVCDSPPERHSMPSLFVGNRFNRSSNTAVYVPTWQDRKEAHNLSVDALKHQSLESDNARSDYDYGDNDDDDDDDDDDGDEDDVTHSSTLDLPAECLTAPDKMQAELLYNFDESCLGRQTMAEDFDDIISPPSMFKPQFLFNQSAQKIQERDGAVAKKHQPDHDEINVAALHSSQSTTELYIEPQRASGGSDSSKAKRPGSIRRCISYQYVQMSNAHNDHTPATHSSKIASESSGSSNGNSSNNNNHLDRNIPIERTHRHQQQLRKENNQSSSSKCKCCESSQCPSPRSSDSGMAGSCTITSPDPPHGNYYAGEDLPTLATTNSDSNDISDLTRFDVCGMFRAKFLTPEATQDLIDNTDSIESFHHIQQHNAATSNNATIKAAPISTLTTAELQISASSTTIDSVASSSSHQMMTNSQGNMQFSSSLDGINSPAMTSTADGPLFRSGMYAHWWKKEKLPPAVVRGIAKALQSTQLSKDSRCSMCSSCASCVSGGGSGFSEGTAYSSLCRECVCFCRSNSGGENSTNTTTTTSMVQCPLCSADDCGITDIKAASATHSERASRSSFGNAGAVTATTSSTSTVSSPSSSLDCPICKGLITRGNSLCSLQLADDDDGVKLSAEGYAGDASSAHLNCANCSDSVVEGKQTLLTHACLTDRLATATCHLLMSPPANLGMLGAQRTNSQSSAAPATSMGTSLSHPSQHKRSLSFNHHLSYNQYTHTQPPPPHHHLPPPQPNPQNHPVAPNHKSSLAPTSSNFSKSQYQAAVGGSTNAKIGNTRANWSITNLRPAPPLRPNLLNATAQSGSGVTSGSGSANALASYCSGRRTQPTFEEDVLVLRVFEGYCAAYQNTTRNTIHSALQPWTPCLPIRGGKLQTSKTFSTSNPQLPHLCNTGVPFPGNSGASNQQNSTNSLNSSYIWREASPNYFNLYSSSVSSLNATTTAVTGGVNTGGYRYSLSGATTNAGSGPSSLPIYERALSEERATRKSLNRMKSGFGSGYDNIFMTPLLPRKNKPSPKLVKNSYQTHQRSPPPSSTSLRNRSDSERLDLTPLTITEQEPTTQRQLQKQQRPPVPGLYDRRLNRSFETTVSHRYAGYGGGYIMSGYGPSTGYKMTPLRRSTPQLAGGEDVVDNGRDSDDVEDGPRGCSAALLRNGSSVGNCAAGDHEANTSTDGDSQRHSGSWCCGLENEDMTPTLRQLWTAIRQMQQEMSQMKLQMNEERALRTSLQQLLMQHLEAGSAVSNTPKC, from the exons AACGGGCACATGTTGCCGAGGTGCAAGGTCTCCTCGAGAATTTTCTCGAACCACTACAGCAGGCGCAAAT CCTCACCGCGGATGAATACGCCCAGTTGATGTGTAATTTCGTAGAAGTCGTTAAAACACACGAAGAACTACTCAAACAGATGGAAGAGTGCAATGATCGGGTTGGTAAATTATTTCTAACAAAGGCACCTCACATGAAACTGGTGCATCAAGCCTACTGTGCCGCCCACCCGAAGGCCATTGTCATACTCGATAAGCACAA AGATAACTTGGAGAAGTATATGGAGCGACAAGGAGCTGCCTCGCCTGGTCTGTTGGTTTTAACAACGGGTCTCTCGAAACCTTTCCGCCGGCTAGATAAATATTCTGCCATGCTTCAAGAACTCGAGCGACATATGGAGAGCAGTCATCCAGATCGAGGTGACACACAACGAAGTGTTGCTGTATACAAGGATATTGCG GCGGCATGTTCTGCTACGAGGCGACAGAAGGAACTCGAGCTACAGGTGTTAACGGGGCCAGTACGCGGTTGGCAGGGACAAGAGCTTAGCACTTTAG GTGACATAATACACATGGGCAGCGTTGCTGTCGGGCCGGATCACAGAGACCGGTACTTTGTGCTTTTCCCACAAACTTTGCTGATACTCAGTGTTAGTCAAAGGATGAGTGCCTTTATTTACGAG gggAAACTGCCTCTAACGGGTATCATTGTGAACCGTCTCGAAGATAGTGACACTGTGAAGAATGCCTTTGAAATTAATGGACCCTTAATTGAGCGTATCGTTGCTGTGTGCCAAGGTCCCAACGAGGCGAATAGATGGGTTGAGCTCTTAACTTCTGCAAATCCAACTATGCCAATTGGAATCAAACGGCAGCTAAGCAATCTTAGCAATAAATCGATGAGCGGCGGTAGTAGTGGGCATGCACCGCAACCTCCACCACAT AACCCTCATATTTTAGATGCGCGCGGTTATAGTACACGTTTCTCGCTCTGCGCGTACTACGCTGCTCCTCCATGCAAACCATATCGCATAACATTGCCTCCGAGTAACTACCCGCCCACCGCACCTTATGCTAACCTAAGTGCACATTTTGCCAAACTAGTAAAGACCGGCCGACTCAAAAGTACTTTAGTAAAAATGTTGCTCTACCCGCAAGCGCGACAAAGTATCGATTTGAAAGGTATACCCCTGCGTAGAAAACGTGCCCTCAAGTCTTCGGTAAAAATGTATAAGTCAAATCAACATGATATAGACTATTCCAACTCATCTGAACGTTCAGAATTGGAGCGGCAGGATGCCTTCGAATTGCCTACTGACTCCGAAAGTGACGAAGACGAAGATTATGAGAAATATAGCGACCGCGATTCCAGTCCCCTTGAATACGTAAAATTCCACGCTAATCAGCGGCATTCAATTGACGAGGCGGCATCCGCTAACAGCGTAGAGCTTACAAGGCGAAAAGAGCGACATTGTTCATCTATAAATCTAATAAAATTAGATACAGATAGCACGGAAGATAGCGGCCAGTGCTCTGTTGGACCGGTTGCTCTGCAAAAAGAATCTTTGATCATCGGTTCAAAGGCAATGCAAGCGCTGGTACGCAAATCCACCGATAGTATTATCATCCATACAACAACAGCGCATCTGGATTTGTGTTCCAGCGGCGGCATCACCAAGTGTGTGGAGGAGCTTCCTGAAGATACCGCAAGTCTTCAGCAAAGCTTGCATCACCAAGCGTCCCAAACCTCGCATGGCTCCTCTGTGTTTTGTGAGCGATTTGGGGGTGCATACGTGGCATGTGAGAATCTAGCAAAAATGTCAGATGAAACTAAAATAAAGCTCGTCGCTCCAGTTTGCGATTCACCGCCAGAGCGGCATAGTATGCCGAGCTTATTTGTTGGCAATCGCTTCAACCGCAGCTCGAATACTGCCGTCTATGTGCCAACTTGGCAAGATCGTAAGGAGGCACACAATTTGAGTGTAGATGCACTGAAACACCAGAGTTTAGAGAGCGACAATGCCAGATCAGACTATGATTATGGTGAcaacgatgatgatgatgatgatgatgatgacgacgGTGATGAGGACGATGTTACTCATTCCAGTACGTTAGACTTGCCGGCAGAGTGCTTAACGGCCCCAGACAAGATGCAGGCGGAGTTGTTGTACAATTTTGATGAGAGCTGCTTGGGAAGACAAAC CATGGCAGAGGATTTCGACGACATCATATCGCCACCTTCGATGTTCAAGCCACAATTTCTTTTCAATCAAAGTGCTCAGAAAATTCAAGAGCGGGATGGAGCGGTGGCAAAAAAGCATCAACCCGACCACGACGAAATAAACGTTGCTGCTTTACACAGTAGCCAGTCCACCACTGAATTGTACATTGAGCCCCAACGTGCTAGTGGCGGTTCCGACAGCAGTAAAGCAAAACGTCCTGGTTCAATTAGGCGTTGTATAAGTTATCAGTATGTTCAAATGTCCAATGCACATAACGACCACACTCCAGCAACACACTCGTCGAAGATCGCCAGTGAAAGCAGTGGTTCATCTAATGGAAAttcaagtaataataataatcacttAGATCGCAACATTCCCATCGAACGCACGCACCGCCATCAGCAGCAATTACGTAAAGAGAATAACCAGTCTTCGAGCTCTAAATGCAAATGTTGTGAGAGTTCGCAGTGTCCAAGTCCACGCTCCAGCGACTCTGGCATGGCTGGTAGTTGCACTATCACTTCACCCGATCCACCTCATGGAAATTATTATGCTGGCGAAGATTTACCCACATTAGCAACAACCAATTCCGATTCTAACGATATTTCTGATCTCACGCGATTCGATGTGTGTGGCATGTTTCGTGCGAAATTCCTCACACCTGAAGCTACCCAAGATCTCATAGATAATACTGACAGCATAGAGTCGTTCCACCATATACAACAACATAATGCCGCTACATCAAACAACGCGACGATCAAAGCTGCTCCCATCTCAACTCTAACAACCGCTGAGTTGCAAATATCCGCCAGCAGTACAACCATTGATTCTGTGGCCAGCAGTTCAAGTCACCAAATGATGACGAATAGTCAAGGAAATATGCAATTCTCATCAAGTCTGGATGGCATCAACTCGCCAGCAATGACAAGTACAGCTGATGGTCCGTTATTTCGTTCTGGCATGTACGCGCATTGGTGGAAGAAAGAAAAGCTACCACCGGCGGTGGTGCGTGGCATCGCCAAGGCTTTGCAATCAACTCAGCTGAGCAAAGATTCGCGTTGTTCCATGTGTTCCAGCTGTGCCAGCTGTGTATCTGGTGGTGGCAGTGGGTTTAGTGAAGGCACAGCCTACTCGTCCCTATGCCGAGAATGTGTGTGCTTCTGTAGATCCAATTCAGGTGGTGAGAATAGCACCAACACCACAACAACCACTTCCATGGTGCAATGTCCGTTATGTTCGGCGGACGATTGCGGTATTACCGATATAAAAGCAGCTTCGGCAACTCACAGCGAACGTGCCAGTCGGTCATCCTTTGGTAATGCAGGCGCTGTTACTGCAACCACATCCAGCACTTCAACCGTTTCAAGTCCGAGTAGTTCGCTGGATTGCCCAATTTGTAAAGGTCTCATAACGCGTGGCAACTCCTTATGCTCTCTTCAGTTGGcagatgatgatgatggtgTTAAATTGTCCGCCGAAGGATATGCAGGCGATGCGAGTTCTGCTCATTTAAATTGCGCAAACTGCTCCGATTCTGTTGTAGAAGGCAAGCAAACTTTATTGACACACGCCTGCCTCACCGACCGCTTGGCAACTGCCACTTGCCATTTGCTG ATGTCTCCACCGGCGAACCTCGGCATGCTGGGGGCGCAACGCACAAACTCGCAAAGCTCAGCGGCGCCAGCAACGTCAATGGGCACGTCCTTGTCGCATCCGTCACAACACAAACGGAGCCTGTCGTTCAACCACCACCTCAGCTACAatcaatacacacacactcagccTCCACCACCTCATCATCATCTTCCACCACCACAACCAAATCCACAAAATCATCCGGTGGCACCAAACCACAAATCAAGTTTAGCCCCGACATCGAGCAATTTTTCAAAGAGCCAATACCAAGCAGCAGTGGGGGGAAGCACAAACGCAAAGATAGGAAACACAAGAG CTAATTGGAGTATAACGAATCTTCGTCCAGCTCCGCCACTGCGTCCCAATTTACTGAATGCGACGGCGCAAAGCGGCAGTGGCGTCACCAGTGGCAGCGGTAGCGCCAATGCGTTGGCCAGCTACTGCAGCGGTCGACGTACGCAGCCAACTTTCGAGGAGGATGTGCTGGTTTTGAGAGTTTTTGAAGGCTATTGTGCTGCCTACCAGAACACTACACGCAACACTATACATTCGG CACTGCAACCGTGGACGCCCTGCTTGCCGATACGCGGCGGAAAGCTGCAGACCAGCAAAACCTTTTCTACATCAAATCCACAACTGCCACACCTGTGCAATACAGGCGTTCCATTTCCGGGTAATAGCGGCGCGTCTAACCAACAAAATTCCACAAACAGCCTGAATTCCTCGTACATTTGGCGCGAGGCGAGTCCAAactatttcaatttatattctAGTTCAGTTTCATCGttgaatgcaacaacaacagcagtaacCGGCGGCGTGAATACCGGTGGCTATCGCTATTCACTTTCTGGAGCCACCACAAATGCCGGCAGTGGCCCTTCTAGTCTGCCAATATACGAACGTGCACTCTCAGAGGAGCGCGCAACCCGCAAATCACTCAATCGCATGAAGAGCGGTTTTGGTTCGGGATATGACAATATTTTTATGACACCACTGTTGCCACGTAAGAATAAACCATCTCCTAAGCTCGTGAAAAATAGCTACCAAACCCACCAGCGGTCTCCACCGCCTTCGTCTACATCGTTGCGCAATCGTAGCGATTCGGAACGGCTCGATTTAACACCTCTGACGATTACGGAACAGGAGCCGACAACGCAGCGACAGTTACAAAAGCAACAGCGTCCACCAGTGCCAGGTCTTTACGACCGCCGCCTCAATCGTTCTTTTGAGACAACGGTTTCCCATCGTTACGCCGGTTACGGCGGCGGATACATAATGTCTGGCTACGGCCCGTCCACCGGCTATAAGATGACACCACTGCGACGCAGCACACCGCAACTAGCCGGCGGTGAAGATGTGGTGGACAACGGACGAGACAGCGACGACGTCGAGGACGGACCACGCGGCTGTAGCGCTGCACTGTTGCGCAACGGCAGTAGCGTGGGAAATTGCGCAGCCGGCGATCATGAGGCAAACACCAGCACAGACGGCGACAGTCAGCGTCACTCGGGCAGCTGGTGTTGCG GCTTGGAAAACGAGGATATGACACCGACTCTGCGCCAACTATGGACCGCAATACGTCAGATGCAGCAGGAAATGTCACAAATGAAGCTACAAATGAATGAGGAGCGTGCCTTGCGCACTAGCCTGCAACAGCTGTTAATGCAACACTTGGAGGCGGGCAGCGCGGTTAGCAATACGCCGAAATGTTGA
- the LOC106614953 gene encoding peroxiredoxin-6-like, whose amino-acid sequence MRLGATVPNFKAETTQGPISFYDWQGNSWVILFSHPSDFTPVCTTELGRIAVHQPEFAKRNAKCLAHSVDDLKSHVDWVNDIKSYCLDIPGEFPYPIIADPHRDLAVLFGMLDEEQKRDPEIGKTIRALYIISPDHKVRVSLFYPMSMGRNVDEILRCLDSLQLTDKLKVVATPANWTPGTKVMILPNVTDEEANKLFPKGFDKVTMPSGVNYVRTTENY is encoded by the exons atGCGTTTGGGAGCAACTGTGCCGAACTTCAAAGCTGAGACTACCCAGGGTCCAATTAGTTTTTACGATTGGCAAGGAAACTC GTGGGTCATCCTATTCTCACACCCCTCGGACTTTACACCCGTCTGCACTACCGAGTTGGGACGCATCGCCGTTCATCAGCCAGAATTCGCCAAACGTAATGCCAAGTGTTTGGCTCACTCCGTGGATGATTTGAAATCACACGTTGACTGGGTGAACGATATTAAGTCCTATTGTCTGGATATTCCCGGAGAATTCCCCTACCCGATCATTGCAGACCCTCATCGTGATTTGGCTGTACTCTTCGGCATGTTGGACGAGGAGCAGAAACGTGACCCGGAAATCGGTAAAACCATTCGCGCGCTCTACATCATCAGCCCCGATCACAAAGTTCGTGTGTCGTTGTTCTACCCCATGTCCATGGGTCGAAATGTTGA TGAGATTCTTCGTTGCTTGGACTCATTGCAATTAACCGACAAGCTGAAGGTTGTGGCCACACCCGCCAACTGGACG CCTGGCACTAAAGTCATGATTCTTCCCAATGTGACTGATGAGGAAGCAAACAAACTGTTCCCAAAAGGATTCGACAAAGTGACAATGCCGTCCGGCGTCAATTATGTCAGAACTACTGAGAATTACTAA
- the LOC106626437 gene encoding peroxiredoxin-6 — MRLGATVPNFKAESTKGPINFYDWQGNSWVVLFSHPSDFTPVCTTELGRIAVHQPEFAKRNAKCLAHSVDDLKSHVDWVNDIKSYCLDIPGEFPYPIIADPHRDLAVLFGMLDEEQKRDPEIGKTIRALYIISPDHKVRVSLFYPMSMGRNVDEILRCLDSLQLTDKLKVVATPANWTPGTKVMILPNVTDEEANKLFPKGFDKVTMPSGVNYVRTTENY; from the exons atgcgTCTGGGAGCCACAGTACCGAATTTCAAAGCGGAATCCACCAAGGGACCCATCAACTTCTACGATTGGCAAGGAAACTC TTGGGTTGTTCTATTCTCACACCCCTCGGACTTTACACCCGTCTGCACTACCGAGTTGGGACGCATCGCCGTTCATCAGCCAGAATTCGCCAAACGTAATGCCAAGTGTTTGGCTCACTCCGTGGATGATTTGAAATCACACGTTGACTGGGTGAACGATATTAAGTCCTATTGTCTGGATATTCCCGGAGAATTCCCCTACCCGATCATTGCAGACCCTCATCGTGATTTGGCTGTACTCTTCGGCATGTTGGACGAGGAGCAGAAACGTGACCCGGAAATCGGTAAAACCATTCGCGCGCTCTACATCATCAGCCCCGATCACAAAGTTCGTGTGTCGTTGTTCTACCCCATGTCCATGGGTCGAAATGTTGA TGAGATTCTTCGTTGCTTGGACTCATTGCAATTAACCGACAAGCTGAAGGTTGTGGCCACACCCGCCAACTGGACG CCTGGCACTAAAGTCATGATTCTTCCCAATGTGACTGATGAGGAAGCAAACAAACTGTTCCCAAAAGGATTCGACAAAGTGACAATGCCGTCCGGCGTCAATTATGTCAGAACTACTGAGAATTACTAA